In one window of Clavelina lepadiformis chromosome 4, kaClaLepa1.1, whole genome shotgun sequence DNA:
- the LOC143452215 gene encoding 5-oxoprolinase-like isoform X3, with amino-acid sequence MIHGPAIIVDNNGTILAEPNCKAKMTKKGDITIMIGKGKPKHIGKELDAIQLSIFSHRNDLTSPALFSDPMVVLFPTLLTSQST; translated from the exons ATGATTCATGGTCCAGCAATCATCGTCGACAATAACGGCACAATCTTGGCCGAACCCAACTGCAAGGCAAAGATGACTAAGAAAG GTGACATCACCATCATGATAGGGAAGGGAAAGCCGAAGCATATTGGCAAGGAATTGGACGCCATCCAACTCTCTATATTTTCACACAG GAACGACTTGACTTCTCCTGCGCTCTTTTCGGACCCGATGGTTGTCTTGTTTCCAACGCTCCTCACATCCCAATCCACCTAG
- the LOC143452215 gene encoding 5-oxoprolinase-like isoform X1 — translation MAHIQHHAEVAVRNLLRDVSMTTDGVLRASDKMDDGSVINLRVEIDSQESSATFDFEGTSPMVINNLNAPRAITKSAIIYSLRCMVGYDIPLNQGCLAPIHLQIPKWSILDPDDDAAVVGGNVLTSQRICATSPRQRTAYFASRTRWTTDQ, via the coding sequence ATGGCACACATTCAACACCACGCCGAGGTCGCGGTCAGAAATCTGCTGCGCGACGTCTCCATGACAACGGACGGCGTACTTCGCGCTTCGGACAAGATGGACGACGGATCAGTGATCAACCTCCGCGTGGAGATCGACTCGCAGGAGAGCAGCGCCACGTTCGATTTCGAGGGGACATCCCCCATGGTGATAAACAACTTGAACGCGCCGAGAGCGATCACCAAGTCTGCCATCATCTACTCCCTCAGGTGCATGGTGGGCTACGACATCCCCCTTAACCAGGGCTGTCTCGCCCCTATCCACCTCCAAATACCCAAGTGGTCCATACTCGACCCCGATGATGACGCGGCCGTCGTCGGTGGCAACGTGCTTACGTCACAGAGGATCTGCGCGACATCTCCACGACAACGGACGGCGTACTTCGCGAGTCGGACAAGATGGACGACGGATCAGTGA